One Dromiciops gliroides isolate mDroGli1 chromosome 3, mDroGli1.pri, whole genome shotgun sequence DNA segment encodes these proteins:
- the LOC122748434 gene encoding zinc finger protein 570-like encodes MEPERMAPGTQRPSSQELVTFKDVAVDFTQEEWRLLDHSQRELYKEVMLENVQTLLSVGIPVSREDLSSPFQEGPRGFCPGVETRFEVKDMPTMVTTMTTISMEEFGQHRFESDGACTFSLREICDSNTKVDKNPKRICEFGEIGKRFIQSKVENNSKRMTSWNDFFQDGEGNNKCFPKQLEAFKAQEKSLEMQMYRGSHLEMAMNLNSNVIRNQKSSIGEMLYGSKRGRKAFNQNSKLITLQKSRIRKEPVEYKEYEKITSHHSSLPCRPSLRHEMKRYACHPCGNAFGCNLNLIRHQKIHIGKKFYKCYQCGKTSTGRSSLVARQRIHTGENPYICHQESPV; translated from the exons ATGGAGCCAGAGAGAATGGCCCCTGGGACCCAGAGACCCTCATCCCAG GAGTtggtgacattcaaggatgtggctgtggatttcacccaggaggagtggcGCCTCTTGGACCATTCTCAGAGAGAGctgtacaaggaggtcatgctggagaatgtccagaccCTGCTCTCTGTGG GAATTCCAGTCTCTAGAGAAGATCTGAGCTCCCCTTTCCAGGAAGGTCCAAGGGGCTTCTGTCCAG gtgTAGAGACCAGGTTTGAAGTGAAGGATATGCCTACCATGGTGACTACAATGACTACAATTTCTATGGAAGAATTTGGCCAGCATAGATTTGAGAGTGATGGTGCTTGTACCTTCAGTTTGAGAGAAATCTGTGACTCTAATACCAAGGTGGATAAAAATCCTAAAAGAATCTGTGAGTTTGGTGAAATTGGAAAGAGATTCATACAGTCTAAAGTTGAAAATAACAGTAAGAGAATGACCTCATGGAATGACTTTTTTCAGGATGGTGAAggtaataataaatgctttcctaAACAACTGGAGGCTTTTAAGGCTCAGGAGAAATCTCTTGAAATGCAGATGTATCGAGGGAGTCATCTGGAAATGGCCATGAATTTGAATTCTAATGTCATTAGAAATCAGAAAAGTTCTATTGGAGAAATGCTTTATGGAAGTAAAAGAGGTAGGAAAGCCTTCAATCAGAACTCCAAGCTCATTACTCTTCAGAAATCTCGCATTAGAAAGGAGCCTGTTGAATATAAGGAATATGAAAAAATCACATCCCATCACTCATCTCTTCCTTGCCGTCCTAGTTTACGTcatgaaatgaaaagatatgCATGTCATCCCTGTGGAAATGCTTTTGGTTGCAACTTAAATCTTATTAGGCATCAGAAGATTCACATtggaaaaaagttttataaatgttatcaatgtggaaagacttccACAGGGAGATCCAGTCTTGTTG